The following coding sequences are from one Salvia hispanica cultivar TCC Black 2014 chromosome 3, UniMelb_Shisp_WGS_1.0, whole genome shotgun sequence window:
- the LOC125213263 gene encoding vacuolar protein sorting-associated protein 27-like isoform X1 has translation MEAPPPPLSAAPPAAAATAAPAPAVYADSVDSSPRSRHTDSWDTEAPPPQLPPPPQKLRLMCSYGGHIVPRPHDKSLCYIGGDTRIIVIDRHTTLSGLRHRLSKTLLNNQLFSLKYQLPSEDLDSLISVTTDEDLENMVEEYDRLNSPAAVGVGAKPGRLRLFLFPQSSANIEQLLVETASTKSDDWFFNALNGKGSTLSVGASDRGFSESSSANCLLELDDESVGKAAAVGKEAEGQIEGAKVGGNSNSGMNHDVHSVPDSPMRETTSSFGSTSSSPSLANLPPIRVHVDENPKIGAIGIEDQFQQMAVGVAANVNLSTTPPKIEEAGGFMAAGIAAGGVAAGVPVVVGGDPPNRVVSDDERSDPGGYRRVQQIQPQVQSQMQQHQQQQQISQAQFQQKQSGGFELVSPDSVSSEGSIQNPLSRQRQPMYQEQITQIQSGNTMVAANPADLKSGDQNANKIPMQQQVQEPGYVISNQYDPNHPQMHHPQPFVHSGNQYIPAGAMSYAPYYSVYPQQQPHHPHQQPVLDQQQFYFVPARQPQAYNIPVPQQGYSEMAPNPPSIRPQAPPAAAAAAATHVAYSQQVNAPSSKPEMAAGVYRTATGAPPQHMVQVPSSQQHQPQYVGFTQIHHPSQMMAPSSASNPAYAFEFTDPTQAQMYYTQAMTHQLSAQYQTMTSAPQGISPDASSQASSDSIKQQQQVRTMQQ, from the exons ATGGAGGCCCCACCACCACCCCTCTCCGCCGCTCctcccgccgccgccgccacggCGGCCCCTGCCCCCGCCGTCTACGCCGATTCCGTCGACTCCTCTCCCCGCTCCCGCCACACCGACTCCTGGGACACCGaggcgccgccgccgcagctGCCACCGCCGCCGCAGAAGCTCCGCCTCATGTGCAGCTACGGCGGCCACATAGTCCCCCGCCCCCACGACAAATCACTCTGCTACATCGGCGGAGACACTCGCATCATCGTAATCGACCGCCACACCACCCTCTCTGGCCTCCGCCACCGCCTCTCCAAAACCCTCCTCAACAACCAATTGTTCTCGCTGAAATACCAGCTGCCTAGCGAGGATTTGGATTCGCTGATTTCGGTCACCACCGATGAGGATCTCGAGAACATGGTGGAGGAGTACGACCGCCTGAATAGTCCCGCCGCCGTCGGCGTCGGGGCTAAGCCTGGACGCCTCCGCCTCTTTCTGTTTCCACAATCGTCGGCGAATATTGAACAGCTTCTGGTTGAGACGGCATCGACTAAATCGGACGATTGGTTCTTCAACGCTCTCAACGGCAAGGGCAGCACGTTGTCGGTGGGGGCGAGTGATCGCGGTTTTTCTGAGTCTTCTTCGGCCAATTGCCTCCTCGAATTGGACGATGAATCGGTGGGGAAGGCAGCTGCGGTTGGGAAAGAGGCGGAAGGTCAAATTGAGGGGGCGAAAGTTGGGGGAAATTCTAACAGTGGGATGAATCACGATGTGCACTCTGTTCCTGATTCACCAATGCGGGAAACGACGTCGTCGTTCGGGTCGACTTCTAGCTCGCCGTCTCTGGCGAATTTGCCTCCGATTAGGGTTCATGTCGATGAGAATCCGAAGATTGGGGCGATTGGAATTGAGGATCAGTTTCAGCAGATGGCTGTGGGGGTTGCGGCGAATGTCAATTTGTCGACGACTCCTCCGAAGATCGAGGAGGCAGGGGGTTTCATGGCGGCCGGAATTGCTGCTGGTGGAGTGGCTGCTGGGGTGCCGGTGGTGGTTGGCGGCGATCCCCCAAATCGGGTTGTTTCAGACGATGAGAGATCAGATCCTGGTGGTTACAGGAGGGTACAACAAATCCAGCCGCAGGTACAATCACAAATGCAGCAACAtcaacagcagcagcagatATCTCAGGCTCAATTTCAGCAGAAACAGAGTGGTGGCTTTGAATTGGTTTCTCCAGATTCCGTTTCGAG TGAAGGAAGTATACAGAACCCCTTATCTAGGCAGAGACAACCTATGTATCAAGAACAAATCACACAAATTCAATCTGGAAACACTATGGTTGCTGCTAATCCGGCTGATCTGAAATCCGGTGATCAAAATGCTAATAAGATTCCGATGCAGCAACAAGTTCAAGAACCAGGTTATGTCATATCGAACCAATATGATCCGAATCACCCCCAAATGCATCACCCCCAACCATTTGTTCATTCCGGGAACCAGTATATACCTGCTGGGGCAATGTCGTATGCACCATACTACTCCGTTTATCCCCAACAGCAGCCACACCATCCACACCAGCAGCCGGTGCTCGACCAACAGCAGTTCTACTTTGTCCCTGCTAGACAGCCCCAAGCTTATAACATACCTGTACCGCAACAAGGCTATAGCGAAATGGCCCCAAATCCCCCTTCCATTCGCCCTCAGGCGCCTCCTGCTGCTGCCGCTGCCGCTGCCACGCACGTGGCTTACAGCCAGCAAGTAAACGCGCCTTCATCCAAACCCGAGATGGCTGCAGGAGTGTACAGAACAGCAACTGGAGCACCACCCCAGCATATGGTGCAAGTCCCGTCTAGCCAGCAACATCAACCTCAATATGTTGGGTTCACTCAGATTCATCATCCCTCCCAAATGATGGCTCCTTCCTCAGCATCCAATCCTGCTTACGCGTTTGAATTTACTGATCCGACACAGGCCCAAATGTATTACACTCAGGCTATGACACATCAGCTCTCTGCTCAGTACCAGACCATGACGTCAGCCCCTCAAGGGATTTCGCCTGATGCTTCGTCTCAGGCTTCCTCAGACAGCATtaagcagcagcagcaagtTAGGACTATGCAGCAATAA
- the LOC125213263 gene encoding uncharacterized protein LOC125213263 isoform X2 translates to MEAPPPPLSAAPPAAAATAAPAPAVYADSVDSSPRSRHTDSWDTEAPPPQLPPPPQKLRLMCSYGGHIVPRPHDKSLCYIGGDTRIIVIDRHTTLSGLRHRLSKTLLNNQLFSLKYQLPSEDLDSLISVTTDEDLENMVEEYDRLNSPAAVGVGAKPGRLRLFLFPQSSANIEQLLVETASTKSDDWFFNALNGKGSTLSVGASDRGFSESSSANCLLELDDESVGKAAAVGKEAEGQIEGAKVGGNSNSGMNHDVHSVPDSPMRETTSSFGSTSSSPSLANLPPIRVHVDENPKIGAIGIEDQFQQMAVGVAANVNLSTTPPKIEEAGGFMAAGIAAGGVAAGVPVVVGGDPPNRVVSDDERSDPGGYRRVQQIQPQVQSQMQQHQQQQQISQAQFQQKQSGGFELVSPDSVSSEGSIQNPLSRQRQPMYQEQITQIQSGNTMVAANPADLKSGDQNANKIPMQQQVQEPGYVISNQYDPNHPQMHHPQPFVHSGNQYIPAGAMSYAPYYSVYPQQQPHHPHQQPVLDQQQFYFVPARQPQAYNIPVPQQGYSEMAPNPPSIRPQAPPAAAAAAATHVAYSQQVNAPSSKPEMAAGVYRTATGAPPQHMVQVPSSQQHQPQYAQMYYTQAMTHQLSAQYQTMTSAPQGISPDASSQASSDSIKQQQQVRTMQQ, encoded by the exons ATGGAGGCCCCACCACCACCCCTCTCCGCCGCTCctcccgccgccgccgccacggCGGCCCCTGCCCCCGCCGTCTACGCCGATTCCGTCGACTCCTCTCCCCGCTCCCGCCACACCGACTCCTGGGACACCGaggcgccgccgccgcagctGCCACCGCCGCCGCAGAAGCTCCGCCTCATGTGCAGCTACGGCGGCCACATAGTCCCCCGCCCCCACGACAAATCACTCTGCTACATCGGCGGAGACACTCGCATCATCGTAATCGACCGCCACACCACCCTCTCTGGCCTCCGCCACCGCCTCTCCAAAACCCTCCTCAACAACCAATTGTTCTCGCTGAAATACCAGCTGCCTAGCGAGGATTTGGATTCGCTGATTTCGGTCACCACCGATGAGGATCTCGAGAACATGGTGGAGGAGTACGACCGCCTGAATAGTCCCGCCGCCGTCGGCGTCGGGGCTAAGCCTGGACGCCTCCGCCTCTTTCTGTTTCCACAATCGTCGGCGAATATTGAACAGCTTCTGGTTGAGACGGCATCGACTAAATCGGACGATTGGTTCTTCAACGCTCTCAACGGCAAGGGCAGCACGTTGTCGGTGGGGGCGAGTGATCGCGGTTTTTCTGAGTCTTCTTCGGCCAATTGCCTCCTCGAATTGGACGATGAATCGGTGGGGAAGGCAGCTGCGGTTGGGAAAGAGGCGGAAGGTCAAATTGAGGGGGCGAAAGTTGGGGGAAATTCTAACAGTGGGATGAATCACGATGTGCACTCTGTTCCTGATTCACCAATGCGGGAAACGACGTCGTCGTTCGGGTCGACTTCTAGCTCGCCGTCTCTGGCGAATTTGCCTCCGATTAGGGTTCATGTCGATGAGAATCCGAAGATTGGGGCGATTGGAATTGAGGATCAGTTTCAGCAGATGGCTGTGGGGGTTGCGGCGAATGTCAATTTGTCGACGACTCCTCCGAAGATCGAGGAGGCAGGGGGTTTCATGGCGGCCGGAATTGCTGCTGGTGGAGTGGCTGCTGGGGTGCCGGTGGTGGTTGGCGGCGATCCCCCAAATCGGGTTGTTTCAGACGATGAGAGATCAGATCCTGGTGGTTACAGGAGGGTACAACAAATCCAGCCGCAGGTACAATCACAAATGCAGCAACAtcaacagcagcagcagatATCTCAGGCTCAATTTCAGCAGAAACAGAGTGGTGGCTTTGAATTGGTTTCTCCAGATTCCGTTTCGAG TGAAGGAAGTATACAGAACCCCTTATCTAGGCAGAGACAACCTATGTATCAAGAACAAATCACACAAATTCAATCTGGAAACACTATGGTTGCTGCTAATCCGGCTGATCTGAAATCCGGTGATCAAAATGCTAATAAGATTCCGATGCAGCAACAAGTTCAAGAACCAGGTTATGTCATATCGAACCAATATGATCCGAATCACCCCCAAATGCATCACCCCCAACCATTTGTTCATTCCGGGAACCAGTATATACCTGCTGGGGCAATGTCGTATGCACCATACTACTCCGTTTATCCCCAACAGCAGCCACACCATCCACACCAGCAGCCGGTGCTCGACCAACAGCAGTTCTACTTTGTCCCTGCTAGACAGCCCCAAGCTTATAACATACCTGTACCGCAACAAGGCTATAGCGAAATGGCCCCAAATCCCCCTTCCATTCGCCCTCAGGCGCCTCCTGCTGCTGCCGCTGCCGCTGCCACGCACGTGGCTTACAGCCAGCAAGTAAACGCGCCTTCATCCAAACCCGAGATGGCTGCAGGAGTGTACAGAACAGCAACTGGAGCACCACCCCAGCATATGGTGCAAGTCCCGTCTAGCCAGCAACATCAACCTCAATAT GCCCAAATGTATTACACTCAGGCTATGACACATCAGCTCTCTGCTCAGTACCAGACCATGACGTCAGCCCCTCAAGGGATTTCGCCTGATGCTTCGTCTCAGGCTTCCTCAGACAGCATtaagcagcagcagcaagtTAGGACTATGCAGCAATAA
- the LOC125212111 gene encoding uncharacterized protein At4g17910-like — protein sequence MESFNPNRLLKEQFVSNLTGSSKLEIFSLITNLSILILIRRCIGFNPIYNGYHKKDDNVAGGGKSFRAYVAVLLIDFLCIAVPYILYLTVLAEWTYWSTIVMLLLLLTFDRNLPSFLQEGDVDSIRDDITSYRVSTMLVTCFSILAVDFKIFPRRYAKTETYGTSLMDLGVGSFIVANALVSRQARGIANMTLSQGLRSTSPLIILGFARLVSTSSVNYQVHVAEYGVHWNFFFTLAAVAILTLIVNIRSKYCGILGSSILIGYQALLLCGLNKYLLSDERKNDIFSQNKEGIFSIFGYWGMYLLGVRIGSYAFFGDNTDAMLKTKKSARTRVWALCMFFWLLTLLLDRYVEAASRRMCNMAYVSLILALNLQVLAIVMMFDCVPGRKSSAMEEAFSRNMLASFLLANVLTGLVNLSIDTLSASSISALAILFLYAFILCFGVGIANFFGMKLKFW from the exons ATGGAGTCCTTCAATCCCAACAGGCTTCTCAAAGAACA ATTCGTGAGCAACTTAACTGGATCTTCGAAGCTCGAAATTTTCTCTTTGATCACAAATCTTTCA ATTTTGATTCTTATTAGACGGTGCATCGGATTCAATCCGATCTATAATG GTTATCATAAGAAAGATGATAATGTTGCTGGTGGTGGAAAGAGCTTCAGAGCTTATGTTGCTGTATTGCTTATTGATTTTCTCTGCATTGCTGTGccttatattttatatctaaCT GTTCTAGCAGAATGGACTTATTGGAGCACAATCGTGATGCTTTTGCTGCTGTTAACATTTGATAG AAATCTACCTTCGTTCTTGCAGGAAGGTGATGTAGACTCTATTAGGGACGATATCACATCCTACAGGGTCTCAACG ATGCTTGTTACATGCTTCTCTATTTTGGCTGTTGATTTCAAGATATTCCCCAGAAGATACGCGAAAACAGAGACATATGGAACTAGCCTG ATGGATCTTGGGGTTGGCTCATTTATAGTAGCAAATGCCTTGGTTTCGCGACAGGCACGTGGCATTGCAAATAT GACATTGAGTCAAGGTCTTCGTTCTACTAGTCCATTGATTATTTTGGGGTTTGCTCGACTTGTCTCTACATCAAGTGTGAATTACCAG GTTCATGTTGCTGAATATGGTGTCCACTGGAACTTCTTTTTCACTCTAGCTGCTGTAGCCATCCTCACGTTAATTGTTAACATTCGTTCAAAATACTGTGGTATTCTAGGCTCATCCATTCTAATAG GTTATCAAGCTTTACTATTGTGTGGGCTGAATAAATATCTTCTATCTGACGAAAGGAAAAATGACATCTTTAGTCAAAACAAGGAAGGGATATTTAGCATATTTG GATATTGGGGTATGTATCTATTAGGTGTCAGAATTGGAAGCTATGCCTTCTTCGGAGACAACACCGATGCTATGTTGAAAACCAAGAAATCCGCAAGAACTAGAGTTTGGGCTCTTTGCATGTTTTTCTG GTTACTAACGTTGCTTCTAGACCGGTATGTTGAAGCAGCATCTCGGCGAATG TGCAACATGGCATATGTTTCTCTTATCTTGGCTCTCAACCTTCAG GTGTTAGCCATTGTGATGATGTTCGACTGCGTTCCTGGACGTAAGAGTTCAGCCATGGAAGAAGCTTTTAGTCGGAATATGCTGGCTTCGTTTCTTCTG GCGAATGTTCTTACGGGACTGGTTAACTTGTCCATTGACACTCTGTCTGCATCCTCCATCTCAGCTCTTGCTATCTTGTTTTTGTATgcctttattttatgttttggtGTCGGAATTgcaaatttttttggtatgaaGTTGAAGTTTTGGTAG
- the LOC125211545 gene encoding lipid phosphate phosphatase 2-like isoform X1: MPLDFAALLSAPSPSKILNFRGLVSWVLLQYYCAKMGWKISFCPNTNFRTMFQVRPSQFELECRHTIRSHGRQLARDHRQDWLILLLLVVIEIALNVINPFYRFVGEGMMEDLMYPMKENTVPLWAVPLYAVFLPMTVFFLYYLRRNDVYDLHHSVLGLLFSVLITGVLTDAIKDAVGRPRPDFFYRCFPDGRDEYDRWGNVVCHGDPADIKEGHKSFPSGHTSWSFAGLGFLALYLSAKIQCFDRSGHVAKLCIVFLPILIACLVAVSRVDDYWHHWQDVFAGGILGLVVATFCYLQFFPPPYQNEGWGPYAYFRAVEDLRSNSLPQDTTNMLGTNQERASTSVVGSNLDSAFDAMESGRK; this comes from the exons ATGCCATTGGATTTTGCTGCCTTGTTGTCGGCACC CTCTCcttcaaaaatcttgaattttcgAGGTTTGGTTTCGTGGGTTTTGCTCCAATATTATTGTGCGAAAATGGGTTGGAAGATTTCTTTTTGTCCCAACACGAATTTCCGGACAATGTTTCAG GTTAGGCCGAGTCAGTTTGAGCTAGAATGTCGACACACAATTAGGTCTCACGGGAGGCAGCTTGCTCGAGACCACAGGCAGGACTGGCTGATTTTGTTGCTACTCGTGGTCATAGAAATCGCTCTGAATGTCATCAACCCGTTCTATAGGTTCGTTGGGGAAGGCATGATGGAAGATCTCATGTATCCGATGAAGGAAAACACCGTCCCCCTTTGGGCAGTTCCC CTGTATGCGGTTTTCCTGCCTATGACCGTGTTTTTCCTCTACTACCTTCGGAGAAATGATGTGTATGATCTGCACCATAGCGTGCTAG GGCTGCTCTTTTCTGTGTTGATAACGGGAGTTCTCACGGATGCTATAAAAGACGCAGTTGGCCGCCCCCGGCCCGACTTTTTCTATCGTTGCTTTCCTGACGGGCGTGAT GAATATGATCGCTGGGGCAACGTCGTGTGCCATGGAGATCCGGCTGACATAAAAGAAGGGCACAAGAGTTTCCCGAGCGGTCATACTTCAT GGTCGTTCGCAGGTCTAGGCTTTCTGGCCTTGTACTTGTCAGCGAAGATCCAATGCTTTGACCGCAGTGGGCACGTTGCAAAGCTGTGCATCGTCTTCCTCCCTATCCTCATTGCATGCCTCGTTGCTGTTTCTCGTGTGGACGACTACTGGCACCATTGGCAAGACGTGTTTGCCGGAGGCATCCTAG GTCTTGTAGTTGCTACCTTTTGCTACCTGCAGTTTTTCCCACCTCCATACCAAAATGAAG GATGGGGTCCTTACGCATACTTCCGCGCTGTGGAGGACCTTCGTTCCAATTCTCTACCCCAAGACACGACGAACATGCTAGGGACGAACCAAGAACGAGCATCAACAAGTGTCGTAGGCTCGAATCTTGATTCAGCCTTTGATGCCATGGAGTCAGGAAGAAAATAG
- the LOC125211545 gene encoding lipid phosphate phosphatase 2-like isoform X2 — translation MGWKISFCPNTNFRTMFQVRPSQFELECRHTIRSHGRQLARDHRQDWLILLLLVVIEIALNVINPFYRFVGEGMMEDLMYPMKENTVPLWAVPLYAVFLPMTVFFLYYLRRNDVYDLHHSVLGLLFSVLITGVLTDAIKDAVGRPRPDFFYRCFPDGRDEYDRWGNVVCHGDPADIKEGHKSFPSGHTSWSFAGLGFLALYLSAKIQCFDRSGHVAKLCIVFLPILIACLVAVSRVDDYWHHWQDVFAGGILGLVVATFCYLQFFPPPYQNEGWGPYAYFRAVEDLRSNSLPQDTTNMLGTNQERASTSVVGSNLDSAFDAMESGRK, via the exons ATGGGTTGGAAGATTTCTTTTTGTCCCAACACGAATTTCCGGACAATGTTTCAG GTTAGGCCGAGTCAGTTTGAGCTAGAATGTCGACACACAATTAGGTCTCACGGGAGGCAGCTTGCTCGAGACCACAGGCAGGACTGGCTGATTTTGTTGCTACTCGTGGTCATAGAAATCGCTCTGAATGTCATCAACCCGTTCTATAGGTTCGTTGGGGAAGGCATGATGGAAGATCTCATGTATCCGATGAAGGAAAACACCGTCCCCCTTTGGGCAGTTCCC CTGTATGCGGTTTTCCTGCCTATGACCGTGTTTTTCCTCTACTACCTTCGGAGAAATGATGTGTATGATCTGCACCATAGCGTGCTAG GGCTGCTCTTTTCTGTGTTGATAACGGGAGTTCTCACGGATGCTATAAAAGACGCAGTTGGCCGCCCCCGGCCCGACTTTTTCTATCGTTGCTTTCCTGACGGGCGTGAT GAATATGATCGCTGGGGCAACGTCGTGTGCCATGGAGATCCGGCTGACATAAAAGAAGGGCACAAGAGTTTCCCGAGCGGTCATACTTCAT GGTCGTTCGCAGGTCTAGGCTTTCTGGCCTTGTACTTGTCAGCGAAGATCCAATGCTTTGACCGCAGTGGGCACGTTGCAAAGCTGTGCATCGTCTTCCTCCCTATCCTCATTGCATGCCTCGTTGCTGTTTCTCGTGTGGACGACTACTGGCACCATTGGCAAGACGTGTTTGCCGGAGGCATCCTAG GTCTTGTAGTTGCTACCTTTTGCTACCTGCAGTTTTTCCCACCTCCATACCAAAATGAAG GATGGGGTCCTTACGCATACTTCCGCGCTGTGGAGGACCTTCGTTCCAATTCTCTACCCCAAGACACGACGAACATGCTAGGGACGAACCAAGAACGAGCATCAACAAGTGTCGTAGGCTCGAATCTTGATTCAGCCTTTGATGCCATGGAGTCAGGAAGAAAATAG
- the LOC125215764 gene encoding lipid phosphate phosphatase 2-like isoform X1, giving the protein MQQIDCSSLREETSPRIAFLILLVSLEHALILRRSSQAVKMPEIQLGAHTFRTHGAQVARFHMHDWLILFLLVAIDIALNVIEPFHRFVGQDMMTDLKYPLKDNTIPFWAVPILGILLPITIILVFYFIRRDVYDLHHTILGLLFSVLITAVLTDAIKDAVGRPRPDFYWRCFPDGKPSFHNVTGSVQCTGLKSVIKEGHKSFPSGHTSWSFAGLGFLAWYLSGKIRVFDRRGHVAKLCLVFFPLLLAALVGVSRVDDYWHHWQDVFTGGLLGLTVASFCYLQFFPPPYDTDGWAPHAYLNMVAESQSENRASMNNGSNLTV; this is encoded by the exons ATGCAGCAGATAGATTGCAGTAGTTTGCGTGAAGAAACCTCTCCGCGTATTGCCTTCCTGATTTTGCTCGTCTCTCTCGAACACGCGTTGATACTGCGCCGCTCTTCTCAG GCTGTCAAGATGCCGGAGATTCAGTTGGGTGCTCACACATTTAGAACTCATGGTGCTCAAGTAGCCAGGTTTCACATGCATGATTGGCTCATACTTTTTCTGCTTGTCGCGATTGACATAGCCCTGAATGTCATTGAGCCATTTCACCGGTTTGTTGGTCAAGACATGATGACTGACCTGAAGTATCCGTTGAAAGATAACACCATCCCCTTTTGGGCTGTTCCG ATACTTGGAATACTATTGCCTATAACCATCATCCTTGTCTTCTACTTTATCCGACGAGATGTCTATGATTTACACCATACTATATTGG GACTGCTTTTCTCTGTACTTATAACTGCTGTTCTCACTGATGCAATCAAAGATGCTGTTGGCCGCCCTCGGCCTGACTTCTACTGGCGCTGCTTCCCCGATGGCAAACCT TCTTTTCACAATGTGACAGGGTCTGTCCAGTGCACTGGATTAAAGAGTGTCATCAAAGAAGGTCATAAAAGTTTTCCCAGTGGACATACATCAT GGTCCTTTGCCGGGCTTGGCTTCCTGGCGTGGTATCTGTCCGGGAAAATCAGAGTGTTTGATCGTAGAGGCCATGTAGCGAAGCTATGTCTCGTCTTTTTTCCATTACTCCTGGCAGCGTTAGTTGGAGTGTCGAGAGTTGATGATTATTGGCACCATTGGCAGGATGTCTTCACTGGAGGTTTATTAG GGTTGACAGTTGCCTCATTTTGTTACTTGCAATTTTTTCCTCCACCATATGACACAGACG GTTGGGCTCCTCATGCATATCTCAACATGGTGGCAGAGTCGCAGAGTGAAAACCGAGCATCAATGAACAATGGAAGCAATCTAACCGTATGA
- the LOC125215764 gene encoding lipid phosphate phosphatase 2-like isoform X2, translated as MPEIQLGAHTFRTHGAQVARFHMHDWLILFLLVAIDIALNVIEPFHRFVGQDMMTDLKYPLKDNTIPFWAVPILGILLPITIILVFYFIRRDVYDLHHTILGLLFSVLITAVLTDAIKDAVGRPRPDFYWRCFPDGKPSFHNVTGSVQCTGLKSVIKEGHKSFPSGHTSWSFAGLGFLAWYLSGKIRVFDRRGHVAKLCLVFFPLLLAALVGVSRVDDYWHHWQDVFTGGLLGLTVASFCYLQFFPPPYDTDGWAPHAYLNMVAESQSENRASMNNGSNLTV; from the exons ATGCCGGAGATTCAGTTGGGTGCTCACACATTTAGAACTCATGGTGCTCAAGTAGCCAGGTTTCACATGCATGATTGGCTCATACTTTTTCTGCTTGTCGCGATTGACATAGCCCTGAATGTCATTGAGCCATTTCACCGGTTTGTTGGTCAAGACATGATGACTGACCTGAAGTATCCGTTGAAAGATAACACCATCCCCTTTTGGGCTGTTCCG ATACTTGGAATACTATTGCCTATAACCATCATCCTTGTCTTCTACTTTATCCGACGAGATGTCTATGATTTACACCATACTATATTGG GACTGCTTTTCTCTGTACTTATAACTGCTGTTCTCACTGATGCAATCAAAGATGCTGTTGGCCGCCCTCGGCCTGACTTCTACTGGCGCTGCTTCCCCGATGGCAAACCT TCTTTTCACAATGTGACAGGGTCTGTCCAGTGCACTGGATTAAAGAGTGTCATCAAAGAAGGTCATAAAAGTTTTCCCAGTGGACATACATCAT GGTCCTTTGCCGGGCTTGGCTTCCTGGCGTGGTATCTGTCCGGGAAAATCAGAGTGTTTGATCGTAGAGGCCATGTAGCGAAGCTATGTCTCGTCTTTTTTCCATTACTCCTGGCAGCGTTAGTTGGAGTGTCGAGAGTTGATGATTATTGGCACCATTGGCAGGATGTCTTCACTGGAGGTTTATTAG GGTTGACAGTTGCCTCATTTTGTTACTTGCAATTTTTTCCTCCACCATATGACACAGACG GTTGGGCTCCTCATGCATATCTCAACATGGTGGCAGAGTCGCAGAGTGAAAACCGAGCATCAATGAACAATGGAAGCAATCTAACCGTATGA
- the LOC125212967 gene encoding zinc finger CCCH domain-containing protein 15-like, with protein MQREISISTGISTMPFNGEFDFDLNPLMYSSIFPPNHSSGFENNYLNDDGSSDFSSAGDEKALAPCLPQFQQMLSQDLTNRHRMVLTRLRSAAKQAQTLRQENVNLKMANLDLNNRLNLLLNSPPPFRGVAADPLPGLENLDERMRKMSVEEEGTSENEAVAQSPTSVMDSGQGGLGEKRVHLPKSISVRSNGYLKAAREYASSSGSGSGAGPKVVKALNENNGTQKVYVKGGKKEQAVELEVYNQGMFKTELCNKWQQTGACPYGANCQFAHGIAELRPVLRHPRYKTEVCRMVLNGVPCPYGHRCHFRHTLTEEEELVRAMNTSTLQPMNYR; from the exons ATGCAGAGAGAAATCTCAATCTCGACCGGAATCTCCACTATGCCTTTCAACGGTGAATTCGATTTCGATCTGAATCCGCTGATGTACTCGTCGATTTTCCCGCCAAATCATTCGTCAGGCTTCGAGAATAACTACCTAAACGACGACGGATCCTCCGATTTCTCTTCCGCTGGGGACGAGAAAGCCCTAGCTCCGTGCTTGCCCCAATTCCAGCAGATGCTGAGTCAGGACCTGACGAACCGCCACCGCATGGTGCTGACGCGCCTCCGCAGCGCGGCGAAGCAGGCGCAGACGCTCCGGCAGGAGAACGTCAATCTGAAAATGGCAAACCTCGATTTGAACAATCGGTTGAATCTTCTGCTCAATTCGCCGCCGCCGTTTCGTGGTGTGGCCGCCGATCCTCTTCCTGGTTTGGAAAATTTAGACGAAAGGATGCGCAAGATGAGCGTGGAAGAGGAGGGGACGAGTGAGAATGAGGCGGTGGCGCAGAGCCCCACTAGCGTGATGGATTCCGGTCAGGGTGGGCTAGGAGAGAAGCGTGTTCATTTGCCAAAGAGCATTTCAGTTCGCTCTAATGGCTATCTCAAGGCGGCGCGGGAGTATGCCAGCAGCAGCGGCAGCGGCAGCGGCGCCGGCCCCAAAGTTGTCAAAGCATTAAACGAAAACAATGGGACG CAAAAGGTATATGTGAAAGGCGGTAAGAAGGAGCAAGCGGTGGAACTCGAAGTGTACAATCAGGGCATGTTCAAGACTGAGCTCTGCAACAAATGGCAACAGACCGGAGCCTGCCCTTACGGAGCTAACTGCCAGTTTGCTCATGGCATTGCTGAACTCCGACCAGTCCTCCGCCACCCTCGTTACAAGACTGAGGTCTGCCGCATGGTCTTGAACGGCGTCCCTTGCCCCTACGGCCATCGCTGCCACTTCCGCCACACTCTCaccgaggaggaggagctCGTGAGGGCCATGAATACCAGCACTCTTCAACCTATGAACTACCGGTAA